The genome window TCTTGTGATTGGGGCCATCACAGGATGAAGTGAAGAGAAAGATCTGTAACATCAAAGCAGCTCCGGAAAGCAAGAAAGGTGAAGATGGTTGACAAAGGTAGGAGTTGTTGCAATGCAAGCAACAACTGAGGTGGCAATGATCATAtatattactaaaaaaagatagaGTAACTTATCAAGAAACGACCAGGCAAGACTAAGCTGGTAATGATAGTTACAGAAAGGAGAGATGAGTtctctggagagagagagagagagaggggaggaagaagaggtagtACAGGACGGAGAGAGAGACGAAGAAGGAGGAGGCGAACTACTACAGTCTGCTTTTATCGCTGCCAAACTAAGGAAAGTGAGTGGGCGGGGGTGAGTCAGAGGGGGGggaaggggggagggggggatggGAAAACGCACGTGTGGGAGGATCTGGCTTAAACCAGTAGGGGACCATTGATTTCTCTCGTGATCGACCAGAGCTCCAACCATCCACAATTCCATGAAAGAACAAGATATGCTCTTGTTGCACTTGAGATCCAGGATGACAACCGGTGTTGGATCCACGAGGAACGTGATGACATCTGAAAGAACACACATGATTGATGGTGGCTGCATTAGTTCTTTGAAGAGGATGAAGGGAATGGAAATGCGAGGAAGAAAGAGATGAGAAACGGAAGGAAGGATACACAGTGTAGAAGCAGAGCTGATCAGCGCATTGCacctctcagagagagagagatggacatCAGAACAATAATTATTCGAAGATATATGTAATCTTTGTTAAAGCAGATGAGGACTGACGCCCCCCATACAGACTCTTCCGAACGCCAACACAGTGATCTGCTAACCATGTCTAGTCGACCAAATGAATGTTATCTCTTGAGAGCGAATACAAGAAAATGGAGTAAAGAGATGGCGACCGATTAAAATCGACAGTCTTCACATTCAATACGAAGAAGTTTGAGAGACACAGAGTTGtcatctcttccttctctttttcctGAATCCTTCGTTCCTCACTGACAGCGGCAAAGTGGGGAGACTCTTATCACACCgaccaagaaaaatagaagagaGATGGAGGCtgggagagacagagagagcctCGTAAACTCAGGAACTAGAGGAGCCCCTGGGCGGAGGGCCAGATCCCTCACCGGCCCCAGAACCACAGCTCCCGCCGCTGAGAGCAGTGGAAGAGGAAGACTCACCTGCCGGATGGGGTTGGCCGGCGGCGGGGGGCGCGCGCTTCCGCTTCTTCTTCTCGTAGGGGATGCCGCGGGCCTTGGCCTGGCTCTCGCGGACGTCGCGGAGGTAGATGCGGACGGCGCGGGCGGCGAAGGGGTTGGTCTCGGGGGTGCCGCCGGATTCCTCGTAGGCGGCGCGGAGGCGGCCGATGAGGGCGTCGAGGGAGCCCCAGGCCTGGCGCAGGGGGCAGGCGCAGGGCCCCGGCGGGCTGGGATGCCCGTAGAAGGCGCACCCGGGCGCGTGCACCTTGGTCTTCCCGAACTGGTCCAGGTAGCGCAGGAACTCGATCACGTGAGCCCCGCTGCAGCGCGCCAGCGCCAGCGGCGGCTTGTGGTTCCGCAGGTACTGCAGGAAGGTGTTCCAGTCCCGCCGCTTCTGCGACTCGTACCTGCTCGGCGTCGTCGCCGCCCGCGGCGGCCCCGCATCTCCTAAGCCGCCACTTGACGACCGCTCCCCCCCCACCCCCGCGGATGGGCCTGCGCTCGCCGAGTCCATGCACCTGCTTCCGCTGCTAACCACTCCTCTTACGTCGTCTCTtccccaccctctctctctctctctctctcgctctgcaCTTTAGATAGAGTGAAGTGAGAGAAGACGACGGagcggggaagagagagagaggagatgtgGTTTTGGAAGGACATCAAGGGAGAACGAGATAGCGAGAAGAGGAGCGGGATGATTCACGTGGTGGCCCCCCGTCTTTGGACGTCACTTTTGGACCTCTCTACCATAGGAAGGAGGAGGCGGTGAAGCGAGTCTCTATGCGCACGATTTGGTCGCACAAGTGGGTTTATTTGGTGTTCAATCCCAGTCTAATAAGAATCGGACCCGTCGTTAACGGGTTCGATTCGGTTTGATTTGGATCCCAATGCGGATCCTGTTAAGGAAATAATGATATGTTCCAGACTTTATTCTAATACGCTACATAATTTTCCATGTCTCTTTGATTAACTTAAAGACATATATGAACTAACTAACACGCCTCGTATATTGGTGATTCCTACGCCATGTAAAAGCCCAAATACTTGTTGATTGGTTTGAATCAATTGGCAAATGGATCGCCATCCGCTGCTGTCCCCTTCGCATTCCCTTTCCCGCTTTCTTTTCGGAAGAACCCATCAACATCTTTTTCATAAAAGCATCCGTGGATGAGAGGTTTAGGCATCATCTTAGCTTCGCTATTGTTAGTCAATGATGCTTATGGATTTCTCCCACATCTTTTTGATCGAACGAAGCTCATATTAGAGTAACGAAGACAACTATACGCAACTCTCCTTGGTAGTTCCTtaaaatgaataataaaatataattttactatctCTCAATTATCAAtcttttcttatcttttattttcaaCCCCTTATTTCATCCATCAAAACCCTAATCATGCCGATGTTATTTCATTATTCGATATCGTTCGATGTCCCTTGGAGCCATTAGGTCATCTCGTGACATCGGATGTTGCTTGCCACTCGACGAAGAGGAAGGCTTCGCTCGAACGTTGCTCGACTCTATTTCGCTAGTTGACATAATCTAATGCCGCTTGATGCCCCTTTGATGTCGTCCAACACCACTCCATAACTCAACACAGGTGGATAAGAATATCGTTTGATGTCACTTGATGCCACTTCGCCATCCGATATTACTTCGATGCCACAtcttttttatcaaatgaaaCTTACATTAGGATGATGAAGACAATTACGTTAGAAGCATCATATTGGTATTTTTTTTTTCGTAACTCTCTTTTTATTGGTATttccttaaaaaataaatttactatCTCTTAATTGCTAAtatttatcttcttcttttttttttctgcaacCCTTTATTTCATCCATGAGAACCCTAGTTGTGTCTATGCCACTTAATAGTCTAATATAGTTCAATGTCAGTCAATATCAATAGTTCGTCTCGTGACGTCGGATGCTTCTTACCACTCGAGGAAGAGGAAAACTCTGTTCCAACGTTGCTCGATGCCACTCCACTAGCTAACGCAATCTAATGCCGCTCGACACCCCCTTGACATCATGCAATGCCACTCCACAACCCGATACAAGTGGATAAGGATATCCTCCGATGTCACTCTGATGCAACTCTACTATCTAACATTGCTCCGATGCCTCTTCAACAATGGAGAAGAAAAATAAGGTAAAAAtaacatttatatttatttacagAAGCGTATCTTGGAAATATTAAAATAGTATTGTAAAtagcaagagaaaaaaaaaaaaaggttagaaaTCTCCTTATCTAGTCTATCAGCTCATTTTAACAGAAACCATATTTTTTCCGTCCATTCAAAACCAtatcagaaaaagaaaagacCATGCCACTTCAAACAACATGGTTTCTTCTCACATACCATAAAACATGTATTAGGTCAAGGAATTTCCAAACTGGTGAAGGACGTGAACAATCTAAATTAATGAATTGATTTGTATACATCATTAAGATATCAAATAGTTTAGCTCGTAATTATCATTTCTTCACCGTGAAGCAGGTAATCAATTATGCAGTATCATTAGCTAGGGTGGACAAAGATCGTCCTCGTGGCCTTCTTTATCTAAAGGCTTGAGAGAAGGGAAGCACAACGACGCTGCCATCCATTGACTGGTGAATAGTttgtttcttctccttcctccaaaCTCCACCAAGCTGCCTCATAAAAGCTTCCCAATCGCAAGTCTCCACCGAGCTTTTCGGTAATGTGATTCCTTTATCAGCATGACCCCATCAAGGACGATTCCCTCGTTCACTTACGACGTCATGCAACCAAACCCTTGTCTACAAGTAGGTCCCATGAGCATTAATTTGTCATGAAGCTTCTTCAATGGAGTGCTTCTTTAGGTAGCATATCGGTGATCAAAAGGAATTTTTATGCTGATCTGCACAAGCAGTCTAAGTACATCACAAGCTATGGAGATCGTCTACTTTTAGGTCATAGATAGCTTTGACAATATTGTCTGAAAACTGTGTTGAACGAATGCTGAAACAGATACTTCGTGATGCAAATTTTAAGTATTTGATCGAATCGAAGTCAGAAGGGTTGATGATTGTTTGGGGACGCCCATCTGAACTTTGATATTTAATTGCTgtacttcttctttcttttatggaTTCTTTAGTTTCAGGTAAACGCACTTCTCAGTTGGCATCAACATCTGCTGTGCAGTCTTCATCCTCAATGTATAATACAATCAAACTCGAGTTTTGAGTGTTTACTGATGCTCGTCTTTTAGCGCAAAGTGCATTCAGATGTGAGAATCTCTCTAGACAATTGCATATTATGACGCATATTTTCTGTACAGATTCAAAGAAAGCAAAGAATCAATCTTCTTATAGTGAGAAATCTAAACTTTTTGTTCTCCATGCACTTTCATCACCCGTGGTCTCAAGTTATACAAGCAGAAATATTTGGACTGAAGCAGCATGCTTTATGAAGTATTGCACTCCCACAAGGTGACAAAGAGGGGCTGGAGATAAGTTGGCAATAAATCCCTAATCATGCACATGATTGCGCAGGAAGAAGACACTCACAAGTAGACATTCAGTTCTGTTTAATGGGTGATTAGCTAGCATCTACATGAATGGTGTTATTTGAAGGAAGGCTGGCTCGCTCCTTCCCCTTCCTATCCAGCTTCCATTTGCCACCTACAGGACAAGAAGAGCTGGTGTCACTGTCCAGGTGGGGGTTATATAGTCGTGCCAGGAGCAGCTGATGGAGGTGATCAGTCCTGCGCACAATTTAGTAGGCGTACTGAGATTAATTAGTGGGATCTGTCCGCATGCCTGCGAACCAAACACATTCCATGAAGAGGAACACAGTAGGAAGTACGTGGTAAAAGTGGAAAGCTACTGAATCCTCCAAAGCTTACTGCTGCATGCAGCAGTTGTGCTTCTTCCAAAAATGTACCCTAATTTACCATAGCAATAATAAGCAGCAGTACCCTAATATTGTCCTCTTGTCGCTTAAGTATTCCGGAAGCTAAATAACACATGAAAGCTCATCGCTTGTGTTGAGCATGTCAGTGTGTGTGCCTGCTGCAGGCTGCTACGTTGAACACATGTTGAACTCTCGCAGATTTTGCAGACAGGAGAGTGCAGTAGCTCAGCATGTGGGATGAGGTTTATTTGATGTCTATGGTGCATGTATACATTCTCACAGAAAACAAATAGCATCGGGCCTTGCGGCCTCATCTCTTTCCAAGTACCACCTGGTAAGCTCTACAGAAGGGACTGATGCTGTGACCAGATCGTGCCGTCCAAGTTATGGAGAAGCCAACGCAGTGTGGGGGAAGATGTTGGAGACGCCGCAGCGGAGAATATGGCCTCGGGCAGCTCTGACGACCATCTGCCGTATAGCCGCGATGCAGCAAAGCATAAAGTTTGATGTGAGAACATAGAGGAAGCAAACATACATATGAAGCTGCCCAAGTGCTGTCCTGTTGAGGCCAGAGAAAGTGTTGTCCGGAGAAGCCTGGGTTGCTCAACCCCCTGCACGCACACAAGCTTGCACTGTGGGGCATTCGGAGCTGCACGCTCGCCGAGACGTGCCAAAGGAATAGGCTGATGGTACGAGAGGAGCATGAGCTGTTATCGCCTCTTTAGAAGACACACGGTCATGGTTGCAGGCTGCGTCACGACCACCGTGTACTTGATCGGCCCCAGAGGGAACAGATAACGCCATTACTCCGCATGCAGGTTTGCCCTCAAGTGGTTAGGTTTGCTACTGCTCGCCATCAACACCTCTCCTCACCTGCCCCCGTCAGCTTGTAACACAGTTCTATCTATGATAGCTTCAAAGAGATGCATAATCTCAGCAAGTCCCAATCCTCCCATGTCTGTCAAATTGTACGTACCATCTGAAACCATCACCATCGATCGAGCGTAGAGCTTTCATTTCAAGCAAGCCAACAGGGCATCTTCCGGTCTCCCAAGCTGGACTGTGCGTCTGAAACCCAGGATTGACCGGGCCCGGCAAGCTTTCtgcactgctctctctctctctctctctctctctcccatggTGGATGCTGATAtgccatccaccttgaaggagaaggCGCCCTCAAAACTTTGTTCTCTGCGACTGCGAATCTACACGATTCGTGCACAGTACATCCTTCAGATCTGTTCCTATCCACTCTCGAAGCCTCAAGTGGGCGAACACCACTTCCCTGCGGCGCTGTTTGCTACAGCTTGCTTGTGTGATGACCTGCAACAGCTGCCATGATAGCAACCGCATGTGGTGTTACATAGTCATCAATCGGATGGCGTTTTATGGTGGTCAAAGAAGCCATGGCCATAAAGCTTCTGTGCAGTTCAGGATAACGACCATGACACAGACCACCCACATcaccttcatcatcatcatcatcctcctcctctctaCTGCAGGCTCCACAGCctacacttttggcttcctttcaCCTTAGCTTACTGTTGCTCGCAACATGATCCAGCTGCAGTTACAGTCACAGTTTTGTCATATTGCCCTCATCTCTCCATCTCCCGACAGCGCCTCATATCATCCCTACAGCAAGATCTTAGTCTTTTAGTTCTCGGATTCTTCTTCCTTCCCAATAATGAGGGTTTTCCTTTGGAGGGAAGTCTCTTCAATTATTGTGGAAATAATTGAgcataagcatatatatatatatatatatatatatatatatatatatatatatatatatatatatatatatatatatatatatatatatatatatcggatgATTTTACCAAGTGACTAACATAGAAAGCCAAGTAGTAGACTGCAAATAATTCAACCAGATAAGATCTACACACAGACTACTGGTCTCTCGGCCCACGTAAATTTGTTTTGGGTTCGATTGTGGTTCGGATTAGCAAGCTCAAATGTCAACGCCGATTCACCTTGGTCTCACAGCAACATCGATGACGTGGACGACAAAATCCACAAGAGTTTTGACGTAATGTTAATTGGAGGAGCAATAATGAAGAAAATACATTGAAATTTATGAGGGTAAATGGATTACTTCCAAATTTCATGCTCTGCAATAAGCAACAATTAGATTATCCATACTGATTATTTCTGTTGATTACACAAAATTTGGTGACCATGCATTGCATTTTGAGATTGTACTTGAAATTATGCTATCTGAGACTATAAAATGCGCTCTGAATCTGAGATACGAAACAATTCTTTCATGGCAGGCAGCGTCTCATGAACCCCAGATGAGAGCATCGAAACCTACAGGAGGAAGTGATATCACACCAGACTTGAAATCTAAATTTCATGAagttgaggaggaagaggaggaggcaatGCAGGAGGAGGACACGGCTCCCCTCGTCGCCAGCAGCTGCGCGATGGCCTCGTAGCCCATGGACCTCGCCATGACCAGCGGCGTGGCTCCCCTGTTGGTCTTGGCGTTGACGTTGGCGCCCATGTCGATGAGCGTCTCCACGGTCTCCAGGCACCCGCCCTCCACCGCCAGGTGCAGCGGCGTGTGCCCCTCCACGTCTTGGCACTCCAAGTCCATGCCGAAGTCGGCCAGCAGCGCCACCGCGTCGCGGTGTCCCTTGATCGCCGCCGCGTGGAGCGCCGTCAGGCCGTACTGGTCGCGACTGTGGACGCCGACGCGCTTCCTCAGCAGGCACTCCAGCCGCCGCAGGTCTCCTTTCCTCGATGCCGTCAACACCATCTCCCCGCGTTCCAGTAGCTCCACCACCTCCTGCTGCACTCACCAACCCACTGCTACATCAGTGTCCATCCCAAAAGTGCTTCATGAACAATCTCACCGTGAAAGAGCAGACCACAGATTGCAGTAACATTAGTGAGGTTGTTTTGGTAAGCGAGAGAGTAGGACGCTGCAGGTGGGACATAGATGAGCTAGCTCGGTCACGGGTTCATGTCCCGAGCACTGCGTCTTTCCACGTCTCCGTTTTGCTTGCACGGTACGGTGGCAATGAAGGGTGTTTCACATGCATACAATAGATCGACAAAGACATGGGCAGGCAGCCTTGAGATTAGCGAATGCATTCATGTTGTTGCAACTTGCAACTACGTGCGGCCAAAGAAGCATCAAAGGTGGTGACATGGGAAGGAGATGGGCATGGTTGATAAACCACGCCTGTGATCTCTCTTCAAAGACCATAAATGAAGCTTATGATCAGTAATAATTGTTCTTTGTGTTGTGGAATGTTGGAAATATATCTAATCAAGCAATGTACTGTCGGATAATTTGATGAAGCTGTGATGAGAGGGGATTAGGTGCGATCGACTTACATGTCCCTTGTCCCGAGCCACGTCGAGCGGTGTGCGGCCTCGGGCGGTGGCGATGCCGGCGTCGGCGCCCATCTCCAGAAGCGTTGCCACCGTGTCGGCGTCTCCGTTCGACGCCGCGCGGTACAGCGCCGTACGCCCGTCGCGGCTCCGCGCGTCCTTCTCTGCCCCCCACTTCTCCACCAGCTCCCTCACGCACCTCAGATGCCCTTTCCCGGCCGCCACCATCACCGGCGTCCGCCCCTCCGCGTCCCTCGCCTCCACCACCTCGGCGACtgcggcctcctcctcctcctcctctagcaTCCGCCTCAGCTCCTCCCACTccccggccgccgccgccgcgtggACACCCGTCCAGCCCTTAGGCGTGGCCGCAGCCGCCGGCGTCGCGGGCGCCTCGGGAGGCAGGAGAGGAAGTAGGTGTGGCTGGCGGCGCAGAAGGTGGCGGACGGCGGCTGCGTCACCGAGGGCGGCCGCGTGGCGGAGAAGGAATGGGCCCACGTAGGCGACCTTGAGCTTCACGTCGTGGGAGTGGGAGGGAGTGGCAGAATCGCCGCGGTCGGAGGAGAGAGATGCCTTGATGAGGAATCGATCGGAGGGGGAGCGGGGGAAGGCGGTCGGCGGGTGTGGCTGGGGGCGGAGGATGACGTGCAGGGCAGCGGAGGCGTGCGGCGGGAGTACGCCGGCGGGTGGGTTGACGTGGAACTTGGCAGGGGAGGATGTCTGCACCTTGAAGGCGACGGCGGAGCTCGGGTGCAGGGAGCGGAGGTGTAGGGTGGACCGGCACTTGGTGCCGGGCTTGAACTCGATCACCACCTCCGACTCCGCCACCTCCAGCAGCTTCTCCACGGCCATCGCCGTCTCCATTCATCCAAATCCAAGAAAGAGAGAGCTAGAGACAGGGAACCCAAGAGAGAGATGAGGCAGTGAGGGGCGATGAAAATGCCACAGGAGCTCAAAACAAGTGCCAGAAACTCGTTTTTGTCATGTAGAGACTGGTGGAGGAAGACGACAGCATCCGGCTCATGCCATGGCGCAGGAGAGGCTAATTAGATCGGTGAGAGGAGGTGAGGAGATCGAATGGCAGGTGACAAAAGGGCCTACGGCCTGAAGCGGAGATTTGGAAGATCAACTCAGCTGTAAACTGACTATTTCAATGACTATTTTGTAGCACGAATCACGAAGGCTCTCCTCACATAATGCCCCAAATTTATCTTCGTTTCTGTTAACGTACAGTATCTATACACAGCTTGAGTATATATAACAATCTTCATGCACATAAAAAACCGCGAGTTTTTGACCCAATATTTTAACTCGATTGACATCAGCCACGTACGCCCACCTACCAAGCTAAAACGCGGGACCCACAATCGAAACCAGATGCTTTATTGCACTGTTGGCTCGTGAACCAAACAAACAGTGGACCcacattattatattttctacCCATCTTTCCACCCACTCGTACGTACAAATTAATGTGATTATACTCCGAGGATTGGTTAATGGCACGTACGGATATATGAGAAATCTCGATCAAAGGCGTCAAGCGGGACCGATTCATTTGAATCCACCTTAACCGATCGTCGATGTCGCCATTGACGCAtccctcgccaatctccccttccTTGTCTGTCTTTGCCTTCCGCCATGGCTTCCGAGCAGATTCTCCTCCCTTCATCAAAGGTTCGGACCTGGTTTCATCACAGATCTTATTTTTTAGGGTTTCCATTCTTCTGCTGGGCTGAGATCATAAACCACATTCTTCCACACTGTCGAGCGGGCATTGATGGGCTAAGCGGCCTCACCTCATTGTTTGGTCCAAATCAAGACTTTTGGCCCCATCGATATACACTGCAACGTTTCCACAAAACCTAGTTTAGATTCTTTCTAAGTTAGTGCTTCTATCTGATGTGATCGTCTTCGAGGAGTAGGAGGGCAACCTCTCACGCCATCGATGGCTTACTCCAAGTTGGCTTCGACGAGTTTGTGTCTACAATCAGTGTTCTTGTCGTCCATCGAGATCATCTTATTTCATGTTTCAGCTATCACCGACAATTTTGCGTGAACATTATGTGATTGAGGGAAGTATGCCAATCTATCTGAGATGGGTCGGATGAGAACTGCCCATCTTACTGTGTGAAATTTAGCCTTGATGGATCATTTACTTTCCCAAGCAACAACGGAAGAGTTGGATATACGATGCATAAACGTAATGAAGGACCTATTTGCAGGTGCTCTGTTTCTTGTTGACGGTCATTCTCTGTGTGTGCAAGTGTTAGCCAGAGAAAGAGGGGTGTTTGCCGCTGAACTGTAATCAGGTGACGATTTAGTGTGATTCACAAGTACATACCAGCATGTACTCTACGGCTCAATTGATGATGGATGAACTTAATTTATGCTTAATTGTAGGTTCTCTTTACTTGTTTGGGCATTATCCCAGCCATCTCACCAATCTTGGAACTCTGTTTCAatcattttcagaaaaaaaataaatttgagctGTTCAGAGGAAAAAGAAGGTGGTTGCTCTCCAACTCACTATGATTGCCTAATATTCCAGTAAGCCCCTGTTGTCATGTTACTGCACGGAACTTGGAAGGTACATGTCGCATTTCTCTTCTTTGCTTTTAGCTCAAGCCAAATGATTAGACTAGAAAAAAGACGTTGTCACCATCTGCCGGGTTGCAACTTTGTCCAAAACAGCACATGTGTTTTTTTGCAGCTGGTCTCCTCCATGGAAGATACATTTGCAGCCAGCTTTCTGATGGACAGGACAGAATAGTTCAAGGTGAACAATTCAACAAGAGGAGGAACATAATTGAAAACAGCGTCATTTTTCTCATCTTCTTGCCAGCGATCACGGTTTGTTCTACGAGCCGTACGTGGAGGTATGCTAATCATTAAATTGGACAAAGACATTTCCATGTTTTATGATCTTGAAATAGAACCTAGTTGGCAAATGTTGATGAAGGATTTTAGGACAAACTTCGTCGTGCGCCAATAGTCACATATTCTTTTAGGGCTGTTTTTACCACTGATTAAATTTTCAAGaaagtttgataaaaaaaaacttatccGATATGTACTTGACAGCTTTTCTTTCTCTACATTTTTCTTCCAATTAGATACTTGGTGGGATTTTGAGTCAACTTATTGTGCATAAATCTTAGTGGCTAGGTAAAAACTTAATCAATTAATTCGTTGAGTAGTTAAACTCAATTCGGTTCGAGTGGGATAACTTCATTGAGTACATGAATGATATCGTCACAcattttcttttacttaattttggcCATATCTGTTCTTTATATCAGATTAATGTTTTTGTTGCAAGTGTGATTTCATAACCACCGTCTCTATTTTCATGACATAACTGGTGAACCACCTAGCTACCCTCACCTTTGACCATACTGTGGGTGACGAAAGGATGATTCCTTGATTAAACAGACAAAACAAGCTTTTATCCTTACTCTTTATTTTTGGGATGAAGCTAAACCTCAAGCTTCCAATGCTAGTTTACTTTATCAAAGAACAATGTGAATGTGTGCTGATACTAGTTGTTCTTCTGATCTTATTCAGTATGCATCTTTTACTAGAGTTGCCATTTCTTGTGTTAGTTCTAGATGTCATTTCATTTTTTCAATTTCAGTGACACTAGTTTATTTGAGATGTAAATACTAATTGATGATAATATTTGGGATCCACATAATTAGTTCCATACTTTCGGGTAAAGTTAGGTTCTAAATTATCAAAAGTTTATGCTGGTTGATAATTTTCTGTGCCCTTTACGCATTAGTTCCTCAATTTCTATCCTCCTGAAATGAAGTCTTATTTCAGGAACAAGCCAGCAGTTCTACATGAACTAAACTCCTGAGGGTCAAACTCCTTTCATGAGTTAGGTTTAGTTGACTGGGATTAGAAGAATTAGCCCGATAAACACACATacgaaaatataataagaaagagTTTCATATAGATAGCAATAATTGGTGGTCTTTTGAGTTTCAAACCATGGTTCTAAGGTCATTTGGCAGTATAGAAAGCTATTTTGATCAACTTTGTTGATCGTAATATTGGACACTTGAATCGGGTGATTTGTGTTGTTCGTATGGAAACAAAGTTAGTGCTGTTCATTTCAACAACCGATAGTTGTTGTTATAGTGAAAAACAGAGTTTTAGATCTGTAATGACTCGATTGTTTTATATCCAGACAAGACATAAGGACATGCAATAAATGATGAGAACCTCCAAATTTTGCTCCTTCCCCCTCACATCATTTCGCAAACACCAAAGCAACGTAAATATGCATCATTCCCTCATAGGTCAAAAGAAAAaacttctcctcctcttttctttctaatttcAGGAAGGTCTGCCCCTTTTAAGAGAAGCAAAATGCCATTGCATCAGGACTTCAACATGGGATTCTCTAAAGCACATGAAGGTCTTGACAGAAGCAGCTTAGGATTCGTGCAGAGGCACACATGGACACCCAGTCCAGTGAACCATGTCATGGTAGGCAGGGAAATGACTATTACCTAACTGAGTACTCTGGTAACACTATGCCTTAAGAGAAAGGTCAGCAAGGGTATATAAAAGCTGCAACACCCTCTCTTGACTGAAAATTTTATCTAATAGTTACTTGTGGTCAGTGATATTTTATACAGTGTTTGTACCACACCAGCATGGATCATCATTAAATTATAGAAATGTAGCTCCTTGGAGATCTGTTGCGTAGTGACACAAACACTAATCTAGAGCAGCATGACGTGGATACATGGATGATGGGCATGTATAGTTAACTGCATGGATGATGAGGCATGGGGACAGACATCCTTCCATACTCAACAGGGTTCTTGCATTTCCCTAGCATGGTCTGCATCATAAAAGAAAACTATTGATGGTTGACCTCTGCAGGTTGCTCATGCAAGTGAATCTTTCTGCACCAAATCAAGCATTAAAAAATCTCTCAGGACCAGTGCAATCAGAGGCTTGCAGGACACACTTGGAATATTTTCTTAGTCCCTATCGCTCTTGTTTTGGTATTCAGTACAAGTTCACTAGATCATCATCCTGCAAATTCTCTGGGAaggtatgataaatattttcattaGGTATGATAAATATCATTGCTCATAGGAaagaaatttcatcatcatcatcattcggATATTGT of Musa acuminata AAA Group cultivar baxijiao chromosome BXJ1-7, Cavendish_Baxijiao_AAA, whole genome shotgun sequence contains these proteins:
- the LOC135679371 gene encoding protein G1-like7 — encoded protein: MDSASAGPSAGVGGERSSSGGLGDAGPPRAATTPSRYESQKRRDWNTFLQYLRNHKPPLALARCSGAHVIEFLRYLDQFGKTKVHAPGCAFYGHPSPPGPCACPLRQAWGSLDALIGRLRAAYEESGGTPETNPFAARAVRIYLRDVRESQAKARGIPYEKKKRKRAPPAAGQPHPAGFTSCLPHGLFVSRMVWNSNVAV
- the LOC135679370 gene encoding protein VAPYRIN-like, with translation METAMAVEKLLEVAESEVVIEFKPGTKCRSTLHLRSLHPSSAVAFKVQTSSPAKFHVNPPAGVLPPHASAALHVILRPQPHPPTAFPRSPSDRFLIKASLSSDRGDSATPSHSHDVKLKVAYVGPFLLRHAAALGDAAAVRHLLRRQPHLLPLLPPEAPATPAAAATPKGWTGVHAAAAAGEWEELRRMLEEEEEEAAVAEVVEARDAEGRTPVMVAAGKGHLRCVRELVEKWGAEKDARSRDGRTALYRAASNGDADTVATLLEMGADAGIATARGRTPLDVARDKGHQEVVELLERGEMVLTASRKGDLRRLECLLRKRVGVHSRDQYGLTALHAAAIKGHRDAVALLADFGMDLECQDVEGHTPLHLAVEGGCLETVETLIDMGANVNAKTNRGATPLVMARSMGYEAIAQLLATRGAVSSSCIASSSSSSTS